AATAATTCACAAGTGCACGCTAAACTTACATCTGAGCACAAGCACTTGtatgtagtacatatgtacgtatgtatgtgccaGCTAAGCTGTCATCGTTGAAAGTGAATTTATAATGAGCAAAAGTAATTTGTTAGCGTTTCGGCAGCACACCAACGTTTCTTCGTCATCTAGTTTCTTTCTTCTTCAACATTTTATTTACCGGCAACTCTGCGTGTATAGGCGGATGGCTAAGCATGCGCTGATGTGTGTGTGAACGCTTAGCAAGTATGAATAATATTACAGTTCCGTTATCATAACGCATAAATTgtatgccaacaacaacaaagcaactaAAATTCGAAACGATTACCGCGtcacatacataacatatttgCAGTGAAACGCTTGCGTCGATTATATAAGCATCTAAGTGTGGAAGTGAAATTTCTTTAAGTGTGGCAAACACTTCTCGTGAGCTAACATCCCACCAGCGCAGCGGGTAGAAAGCCCAAACAGagatatatttagatataagtCTGGTAAAAGAGAAACCTTTCGGGTTACGTTAGAAGGATAAGATTTTGTACCAAAAAAGACTTCTCAGAcagtataatattttgattgcttGTCTCACTATGGCTTAAGTACGCGTCAAAGATGCACACCAGCAAAGTGTAAATTGACTTAAATGCAGTTTTCCTGTAAAGGCTAAAAGGCCATCCAGGCGGCCAAAAATATGAATAGTGTTATGGTCTaggaaaatatcgataaaaataatgaaaatcatcgAGTCCGATcgtcatgtaagcactgttttGATTGCTCAAgagctaaacattgcacaaataaccgtttggaaccatttaaaaAGGCTGGATTCAAAAGGCTTACAAGTTAACGCAAAAAGGAACCTGAATAATCTCCATAtacgaatcgctgctgaattgcaacaaaatcgatACATTTCTGAAGCCGCTTCAGACAATGTCCAGTGAAAATCATCGTGGTTGAAAAGCGGTGAATTGTCGCAAAAGGTGGCCAAGCCAGGATTGAAGGTCAGGAAGGTTgttatgtgtttggtgggaatCATACGCTATCAGCTACTGCCCACAATCAAACTCCTAATTCGGATTGTTGATAGTATAGCAACAACTGAACCAACTGAAAGAAGCAATCTACCACAAGCGGCTATCTTTGGCCAACTTGAAAGGAAATATGTTCCATCAGAATAGCGCCAGCAACACACGTCAATAGGAATTCGCAAGAAGCTCCGCGAGCTTGGTTGGAAGATTCTTATGTATCCACCTTATGCATAATCAcaaagtgattaccacctgttctgTCCACATTAGGCAAGTTTTGCTCCAATAAAATTAGCTTGACTAGAATAAatttagttacatacatactatatatatttctttagaattcacatatttatgtatgctatttagtatataatataaaacaatatcTGCAAAAACATTGATCTCTTAATTTGCGATTCCTACAGGGTATGTGTGTACTCGTTTATATTTAAGCTCtcacatatttgcatatgtagaATTATGATAGCGAAAGTCGTAAATAAATGTAGTGGGGGTATTCAAATCAAAATTCAGTTCACGGATTTGCATAgacatataattataattacataatGAATGAATTACTCGAGcattacttaaatgtaattCTAAATAATTAAAGTGTATAGATCAGAAGAAATAAGTACAAGCGCACAGTTTTAAGAGGACAGTCTTAAAACTCCTTGACTCAAATGAGGGTTACTTGATCACCACCAGATGTTGACGACCAAAGGGAAATCTAAGAAATGGGAATTATAATATTAGGGAACCTCGATTAATGAAGTAAATAATTGGAATATTTTAATTGCGATCGCGACTTGTGCTTTGTCAACAAAAAGTATCTTTTGTCATGGTAGTAAACCTTGAGAAGTTACCTTGTAGAATAGTTCCCGCAAAGGTCGGTTCCGGAATAAACTGAATTTTTAATCAGCATTTTACAAGCATAATTGTGATTTtccttatatattttctaaacaacCTGAATCTGTCAAAGGATCACTTAAAACTCATGGTACTTTAGCTGCGTTAAGTACTAGGACTACCAAAAGCTCTTTCTAAAGTACTAACTAACGACATTTGACACATATGTTATGTCGATTCCTATAAAGACAAAGCTTGATTGCAATTTCACCTGTTCAACGCCATTAATGGGAGTTAAGTCACCAACTATTACTGGCAAAGTGCTCGTGTAATCTCGTAAAACCCAAGTGATCTTGAAATAATTAtgctctggatattgtagcaagTTAAGATCCACTTGTTTACGGTTAACCTTGtcatattaaatatgtatgcagtTAACAAACAGACTCTGCGTGACATGAACCATCATTATCTAACACCCTCTTCTTGTAGTCTATCAAGCTGCAAGTTCGTTCTCTTGATATACCGTTAGCTAACATGACTGATGCAATAGTACGTGGAGCGTTAGAGTAAACTCTACAAGGTGTTGGGTAACAAATATAACAGTGTTCTGAGGCGGTCCACACTGAATCTGTAGATCGGTTCGAAATCGGTTTGTTACAGATGTAACCTCTTTggagtaaaatataataattcacAGCTAAATTCTCTAATCGAGAGTGACAATCTGCTTGTTTTGTTGATTTAACACTTTTCATTCATCTCAGCTGtgtagattttttaatttttgccctGAATTACACTTCATAAAAGTTTTGGGTTAAATGCATAGCTCATTTAAACAGATTATGCCAATTTGACCTCCTAAAGGACAGCTTTTTATACAATGCGAAAACGGTATTTGagttcatttttattataatataccataatttctttaaaatacttttaaaatgttttcttctattaaatttaattgcctTCTTATAATTTGTAATGCAGCTCCTAATTTACCAACAGTAACTCCGCGAGCTTGCATAGATTCGAAAACTTAGAATAAATAGATGTGTAAAATACAAGCCACTTTCACAGCCGACCATACATaaaaaaactatcaaaatataacaaaaagcacaaaataaaAGATCTCAAACGtcttaaaaatgtatgcaaattagCTCGGAAAGTAGGTGAGTCGAGACAAACTTGTGGACAGGGCACTAATCAGCTATGACTGCAACAACAAGTTGCCAGCAGCGGCAATAAACACAAAAGTAATAgagaaaaaaatacacaaaatgtaCGAGGAAATATTCGAAACATGCgttggaaataattttaaaaaaaaatttaaaacaatttttgaattttttttttaatttgaaaaagtttaaaaaagtttgcgCAAAAAGTCTGTAGTATTATATCCAACACGTATGCACTTacttcaaaaatatatgcacaaTTTCGAAAATCGTTAAATAACTACTCGCTAAATGATGTATTAAAGTTCAACTGAATTAGTTTCCTTGTAAATTTCACTTTCCGAATTTTAGTTTTCGCCGCAACGAACACGCTGTACACGCCACTATTGAAAGCTGAACGTAACTAAATCGAAAATATGCAATCAAACTGTGATATTGGGAAGCGCAAAGCCTGCCGCCACTGACCAAGTTCAACACCAAGTCACTCAACGCTGGCACGCTTAGAGCGATGCGATCGCTCAACATGAAGCGCATACACATACAAGCGCACACAACTACATATAGTGGCCGAAAGCGCATCAACAATGTCCGGTGCAAGAATTTCTTTCAAGccttagtgccgtttcagacagggatgcaaaagagtctgatctttttcaaattttcttttggtgtcgctctgggcattcacacggtcaaaaagagtccagcaactcgagtctagtttttctgcattccttttcacaaaatgttcgtaaatatttgtgcggttcgactgcgcaacaccgcgcaacactgcatgctgcgtatttcatttgtatgttgagatgatggtcacacattttgcttgcaatgaattaccatgaatatggtagaacaatatgcataatacaagtacctacccgctaaatagtttcaaaaaaatactaaagacgggaattccctaatccacaagaatgtattgaatatccgcaactaatattttcaaggccaaatttataatagcaatttcctaacctttaagtattaaaaactcataatttctttactgcgtattaaaaattcataatttctttactccataatctatatcttaattttctccttatttacaatttgtcataatatttctattattctatgcatacatatttgcatattacatacaaaaatagataacagaactcaaatttgcgatcgaattcatttgaaaccgagcgctcttgcaaccattcaaaggatttgaaagtgaaaaggaatgctgaaaagggtagcagcgagctgttacgaacaagaacacaaagcgtgccacccgaacacgagtggcacggtcccttcgtctttcctcgtcgtcccctcgcccacaataaactggtatgagactcttttgcgtccctgtctgaaacggcacttactGGTGTGGTGTATGTAAGTCAAGAGAGAGCCACTAAATAGAGACTTTGCCCAGACACCAACAGCCAACAAGATACCAAGAGACACCAATGAGGCCAGGTAAAGCAAATTTAAGGCATGAGTACATTGTCTTTTACAAAGCTCGTGTCGCTTTCTTTGCAGCTCTGGCTTCTTTGTCATTCTTCGCCAACAACAGCAGTAGTAACAGCAGCAAGTATTTTTCGCATACAGCCGAACAGTAGTGGAGAATGGTGAATGCCATGTCGACTCTGCTCAATTCCCTACTCGTACACATATCGGCGATTAAATCGATCTTAAAATTAATTCACTGATAACGGTCAATTTATACGCACGTTTCAAACGTTAatctaatttaatatttcgCATTCGCATTCGACGTGCCGCGTCTCTGGCACGAGTATTCTAATACTCAAACCGCGAGTATTCTAAATTCTTTGAAGCGCCTTTTACAATTCTCCATAGCCTAGTAACATATAGGCATTATGTACGATTTTTACGTTAATTGATAAAATAAGCACGTACATGGACGCGTTCACAATCCGCATACGAGTTGATTTGTTcatacagatacatatgtatatgtctgtgCGAATGTATGGCCGGTCAGAATTGTTATATGTACTCGTAATTTGTGTCACAATACTAGCTCGGGGAGCGTGGCTCGTGGTTTAAACACCGGCAAACAAATTTGGTTCTTTGATAAATGAAATCAAGTGTATGCCATTCTTATATTCCCCACGGGTACTCTCATACTTTTCGATCATTCCAATTCCCAGCGTAAGATCGACCACTTGATACCAACTTTTAAAACGTAAATCAGTTTTCGTCTTATGGTTAGCTTTAAACTTCAAGAAACCCTTTATGAAATCGACCTTTATAGATCTAATGGTACCCTTATTATTACACCTCCCTTCTGTGAGAGATATCCATAAAACGTCATATCGTTGAAGGCATAGCACTCATCGAACCGAATTTCTATCCGACCAAGATCTTTATACATCGGAACAAGAAAATATCATCTAGGTCTTTAGGCGAATTTTTGTTCAATGCCACATTAGAGTAACCCGGACGTTACACGATCAAGAAATCGCTTTCAATCACTCTCACTTTTAGAACTTGAACGCCAATATATCAATTGTGCTATCCAAGTCGTGAGGCCAGTAGACGCTCACGTTAAAACAGCTGATCACatagttttgcaaacaaatgacATGCAATTatctgaaatataaatatttcgatatattaatggattgatatcaaaatataagtaaaaagaTAGCAAAAGAGTTCAACATTTCTTACGGATCGAATCAACGCTAGACACGAACCAAACGATCTGACGTGAAAGATGTTTGACAACGTATCTGTGGACACTTTTAatcattcatcaaacgcatcattagtggtgacgagacgtggatTTATAATTATGGCACTGAAGGCTattccagccgaggcttataacaagtgtatggaaaatggGATTAAACGTTGATAGACTTGTATTGGCCTGTTTTGAAGGCAACAATAAAATTTctgttaaaataaaacaaaaaaccggtgCACCGGGGGTGATTTTTCGTTGTGAACACCGGGGATACACTGGCAGCCAACGGGTTAAACTTGAACCTTCGGGTTTCAATCATTAGTCTTTTTGAGAATATATAAGTATTACTAGAAGGGCTTCCATCTAGCAGCTATAGTGAATTGTTCGTATATATGAAACTTATATATTTCGTGGCAGATCGCACTACTGTAGACAATCTACGgtgatatatattttacttactaGCCTTGACAAGCCTTAAAGTACTCCTGCACGTACGTATGCTCTACAAGTAGTTAAACCTGACGTAAAACTTTCCTTTGTTTCTGGCAATTGCTAGTTGCTTGAAGATGAATCACAAAGGTTTTCCATTTAATATTACCATTCGTGACATgtttgtataataaataataagtttacTTTTTATTGCAAAGAAGAAAACGATGAAGTTGTAGCTTTTAAGCGCACCAGACGTAAATTCGAATGATTTTATGTAtaccaacatacatattttcatacaatggTAAAATTCATGGCTTGCCTTGAAAGACGTACATTTTTCAGGTGATTGGTTCATAATAAAACTATGGGCGTTATCCGTTGAGCTACGAGTATCTCAAAAAATCTCGACACACTATTCTTGTAATACTTTGAATTTAAACCCTTTTGAATTCCCAAAAATTCTTCTATTCTTGTAATACTTTCTAGGCGCATCTTTGGATTTAGACCCTATTTGAAttcccaaaaaaattaaatgtgatcTAAAAAGCTTCAGGGACCTAATTCGCAAGTAATGGGAGGGATATCGTCAACTGAGCCtcttaaattaaatcaaattgtcCATTATCCTTGAGATATGTTTTTAATTCTATATGTGGTATTCTTCATAGTGATTGCCAGAAAATACATAGTCCTAGAAAATTTAAGTCGAGTAAAATCGGAAAAGATTTTTCATTACCGGTTTTGGACAGAAAATGTTCATTAAAATTGTGACAAATTTCGCACACATCTCGATGTATTTCAAACTCTTTAAATGTTTAAGAATACGAGAAGATCCAACTTTCGGCTGCGACCGAGCTTAATCCTTTTTGAGAAAATTACTTCTATATACTATGTATGGTATGTGCATTACTCCGATAGCGActataaatcaaattttaatttcacactagtGTAACTAACAATATTCTCTTCAATCATTTGACTGACAACAAGTGAACAGCTGATTATGACAATGCatccaattatttgaaaatttcctgATTTCGGTGTGCTGTCAGTTGTCAAAACAACACAAATTTTTGCTGCTTTGAAGCATAAacgaaattatttaatatttacgggtttgcaatttatttgttagaATGATTTCAAGTTGTGCATCTAAGTCAATCAATTTAGTGGtgagtgaaaataaatttataaaacatgcgctgacaaaaaaataattttggcaaAGCGAAAAATAGGACTGTACGTTATGTAATTTAAAGCGTAAATCTGTTATTattcctaaattttttattaatatttaattttcgtgCACAGCGTGGCAGTATGCGCGCTATCGCCACAAGTGCGGTACAGCGCAGTGATCATCTTTTCGTACACCGTGACACACCCGAAGACAATCCAAACATCAAATTTGAGTTTACTCCGGAGAATAAGAAGGTAAGTTGTTAGCATATCTGCTCTTTATTCATTAACTCCTTATTGGAAATCATGCATATAACCTTTAAAGCGCGTTGAGGCTATCATCAGCATATACCCAGAGGGTTATAAACGCGCAGCAATGATTCCACTGCTCGACTTGGCACAACGCCAATATGGTTGGCTGCCAATATCGGCAATGCAAAAGGTTGCAGAAATCTTGGAAGTGTCGCATATGCGCGTCTATGAAGTCGCCACTTTTTATACAATGTTTCTACGAAAACCTACTGGCAAATACCACATTCAAGTGTGTACCACCACTCCATGTTGGCTGCGTGGCTCCGATGAGATTATGGACTGTTGCAAGgtatattacaagtattaatGGAAGTTATTTGTTTCAAGATCCAATAAATTCTTTGAAAACAGAAAACTTTGGGAGTTGAACCCGGTGAGATGACTAAGGATGGCCTTTTCACGATCTCCGAGGTAGAGTGTTTGGGTGCATGTGTTAATGCTCCAATGGTGGCTATAAATGATGACTACTACGtaagttttaaatttgtatttacattatccatattttaaattcgattttttcttttcctcGTCGATGCAGGAAGATTTAACAGCTAAAGACATGCAACAAATTTTGGCCGACTTCAAAGCCGGTAAACCCTCACCACCCGGTCCACGCAACGGTCGTTATGCCAGCGAACCTGCAGGTGAACCAAGTTCACTTACTGAAGAGCCGAAAGGTCCTGGATTTGGTTTACAACCAGCGCTTGCATAAGACATTcatattacaatataaataactaaaatccattttcaaataattaaaaccgCTATTTTACGATGGCAAATGTTATGTtctataattgaaataaaactaaataaacaaaGCAAATCGTTGCTTAagtacaaagaaaaaattaacatcTTTGGAAGAACGAGACTATAACGTAAGTTTCACTGATTAATATTTtgcttattataatttattcaaataattcCAAGTAAAAgtcaatatattgtatgtagatCAATGCCAAAAAATAgtggttataaaaaaaatttcagatgaaATATAAGCATTATTAA
The sequence above is drawn from the Bactrocera oleae isolate idBacOlea1 chromosome 5, idBacOlea1, whole genome shotgun sequence genome and encodes:
- the ND-24 gene encoding NADH dehydrogenase [ubiquinone] flavoprotein 2, mitochondrial gives rise to the protein MISSCASKSINLVRGSMRAIATSAVQRSDHLFVHRDTPEDNPNIKFEFTPENKKRVEAIISIYPEGYKRAAMIPLLDLAQRQYGWLPISAMQKVAEILEVSHMRVYEVATFYTMFLRKPTGKYHIQVCTTTPCWLRGSDEIMDCCKKTLGVEPGEMTKDGLFTISEVECLGACVNAPMVAINDDYYEDLTAKDMQQILADFKAGKPSPPGPRNGRYASEPAGEPSSLTEEPKGPGFGLQPALA